ACGGGGCAGTGTTCATGGAGCCTTGATCCCCACAGAGCCGCCGCTGGCTGCAGAAGGTGGCCCGGAGCCTGGCGCTGGCCCTGCTGTGCCTTGTGCTGTCCACCTGTGTGGGCCCCTACCTCTTCCCATACTTCATCCCCCTCGATGGTGACCGCCTCCTTCGCAAGTGAGCACAGCCTTCAAGGCCTTTACCCAACGGTGCGGGGGTTGGGTAGGGACCTGGGGTCGCCCCAGCTCTGAGCCTGTCTCTTAATTCTTCTATCTGTCTTCTGTTACTACAGCAAGAAACGCAAAGCCAGGTAAATGAGGGCAGGTGCTAAGGGCAACTGGGGCcgactgggggctgggggcacagTCTGTGGCCGGTTTGTTCTGGGAGTCCGAGACTGTCTGACCGTCTATCGTCTATCCCGTGACTAGACAGAAACTGTTTGACCAAGATCGGCTCTGTGACTCTGTGTGACTGACTCTCCAACACAAAACTGAGTCTGGCTATCCACCCATTCCATTGTTGGGGGGGAAGTCACGTGACTACCGTGGGGAGGGACGAGTATGTATCGGTGGGTGATGCCGACCTGACTGTGACTCTGGCGAGGGGTGTCTATGGGTTGTTTGCCTGTCAGCCACTCACTCTCTTGTGGGACTGGTGTTCTGGCTGTCCAGCTGTGCCACTGTCAGTGATGGGATGTGTACCTGTCACTGGATCAGGTAAAGTGGGGTCATCTGAGACTCTGCCTGGAAATGGGTCCGAACTATATAGTCTGTTGCGTGCCTGTCTATGATGAATTCCGCCTGTGAGTCCGCCTTCTCTGGCTGCCTGGTGTTGTCTAGCTGAGGGGCCGTGACTAAATGGTTGTCTGTGCCTGTCAGTGGGACTGACCATCCACCTCTAGCATGACTGTAGGATTTCATCCAAGCTGTTTGAGTTCATGACCCAGTGCCCCACTCGCTGGCCACTGATCATGTCTGATGCTGAATGAGGCTCCCAAAGGGTGGAATGGCTTGCCCAGTGTCACCCAGCTCCACAGCCAGGCATTATTCCCAGGCCTGATTCCAGAACTTACACATTTTCCTAGATGCTGGCTGTTTTTCATCATGTCTGATTGTGCAACTGAGAGGATGACTGTCTCGAGGGTAGCAGGGTACTTGGTTTGGTGGTATCTGTGCCTAAATAAAGGACTCTGGTGTGTCTTATGGTCACTGAATCCGACTGGAGAGCTATGAGGCTGGGAGTCTGATGGTGTTTGTGTCTGGCCACGTGGCTGTGTCAGTGTGTAGCATGTTGAGTTCAGGCCTCTGACAGTGTGGCTGCTGGGTCTGGATGTCTGGCCACATGAGGCTATAGGAccatgtcattttttaaaaaaagattttatttatttatttgagagagagacagtgcacgTGCACAAGAAGGatgagggtagagggagaaggagaagcagtctccctgctgagcagggagccccgctGATGTGGgcactcgatcccaagacccctgggattgtgacctgaatcgaaggcagatgcttaaccgactgagccaacccaggtgccccaggactgtGTCACATTGCAAGGCAGCTCACACATCTGTTTGAGGCATGTGAAACTAACAGACGGTGTATGTatgcgtgtgactatcatagtaCACCTCTTTTGCTGCCATgtttgtcttgtcttgtcttgtctacAAACAACTCCAGCAGGCCTCTAGGtcctctctgactctctttcctttctcctctgctgCCTTCCTGACCCCCGGGGGCCCTAGGGGCACCATGGTAAGGTGAGTCTGCAGAGTGGGGCTGGGGATGCTGACATGAGGTGGGTGTCACGCTGTGGCCTAGGAATGATCCCTCTCTCCCCTACTACTTTCTCCCCAGGTGGCTGCGAGCCTACGAGAGTGCTGTCTCCTTCCACTTCAGCAACTATTTTGTGGGCTTTCTGTCCGAGGCCACGGCCACGTTGGCAGGGGCTGGCTTCACCGAGGAGAAGGATCACCTGGAATggtggggagggctggagggccCCCTCTCCCACAGGGTGCTGCCTAGAGGAGCttcggggggggggagggagtcCCAGGGGAGGGAACAGCCAAGACAAAAGTATGGAGGTTCAATGGATGGGTGAGACCCCGAATGAATTTGTATGTCTCTTTTGCCTACAGGGACCTGACGGTATCCAAGCCACTGAACGTGGAGCTGCCCCGGTCCATGGTGGAAGTTGTCACAAGCTGGAACCTACCCATGTCTTATTGGCTAAATAACTGTGAGTCCCCAAGCCATCATTCCAAGAGAGTTGGGAGTCTTCAACCAAGGCCCTTTCCCGTTCAtataacaaacatttactgagaacctaTTGTGTACTAGGCACTGGAGATACTGCAGtgaccagaaaaaaacaaaaacaaaaaccgaaGTGCCTGCCTCTGGGGAACTGGCATTTTTGTAGGGAGAGCAgacagtaagagaaaagaaaatacaaagttcaAGTGGTGTCAGGTgctatggttaaaaaaaaaaatgaagccgaTAAAGATGATCTGGGAGTGTTGGCAGGAGTCCAGGGCAGGGGGAgtgttgcaattttaaataaattaaccaGAGAAAGTCccatggaggaggtgacatttgaacaaagaccTGAACAAGATGAAAGATTAAGCAGTGCCAATGTGTGGGGGAGGAGTATAACAGATGGTGGGAACAGccagtacaaaggccctgaggcagcacACCTGGCACATTTGAGGAATAGGGAGGAGACCAGTGCAGTGGGAGCAGAGTGACCAAGGGGATCAGTGGCAGGAGGTGAGGTCAGAGAGCTGACAAGGTCCTGTTCCTGTAAGGCTTCACTGGCCATGGGGAGGATTTTGGCTTTTTCTCTGAGAAATGGAGCCATAGTAGGGATCTAAGCACAGGAAGACTAAGGCCTGGCTTGGGTTGTAACAGGACTTTCTGGCTGCTATGAGAGCAGATGGGAAGCAGACAAGGGTGGTGGAAGCAGTGAGGAGGCCCCTTCAGTAGTCCAAGCAAGCAATGGCAGTGGTGGCagtggatgtggagaagaggggtCAGATTCTGGATAAATTCTGAAGGTGGAACTGACAGGCTTTGCTGAGAGTTTGCTTGTGGGAATGGAGGGAGGGCAGCGCAAGGGTGATTCTAGATTTTGTCCTTGAGGAACTGTAAGAGTAGAGTTGACATTGGCTGAACTTGAGGACACTATAGGAGGAGCAGGTTGGGTGGGAAGATCAGGAGGTAAGTTTTGGATGTGTAGTTTGAGGCCATTATAAAGATTTTTGATCTGGGGGGCTCCAACAGGTTGTGGGTTCCTTGCTTTGCCCTATAGCCccccaggaagggcagaggggatgCCAAGAGACTCTTGACCTGCATCTCCCCCTTCCAGATGTTTTCAAGAATGCTCTACACCTGGGGACCTTCTCAGCCGTGCTGGTCACCTATGCATCCAGTGCCCTCCTGCACGTGAGCTGGGCAGAGCGGGACATGGGGTTGGGAGAGCTGGACAGGGTTGGCAGGGCCTCCTCCTTATTCACCTCCTTGCCCCCTGGGCCTTCCAGGGCTTCAGCTTCCATTTGGCTGCGGTGCTGCTGTCCCTGGCATTTATCACTTATGTGGAACACGGTGAGTGCAGAGCACAGCCCAGCAGATGGGATGGAAGGTAGGGGCAGGGCTAGAACCACTATCCCCTGAGGCTAACCTGACCACCCCCTTACCTCCTGGCCCCTGCCCTAGTCCTCCGGAAGCGCCTGGCTCGGATCCTCAGTGCCTGCGTCTTGTCGAAACGGTGCCCACCGAACTGTTCGCACCAGCATCGCTTGGTGAGGGTTCAGCCTGGTCAACCTTATGCCCAATACTCCCCCTCAAAAATGTTACTTTGGGGTGCCCAGCTTCCTCTTCTGGTGCCTGAGCCATCCCCGGAACCTCACTTCTATTCACTGGCACCCATTTCATTcacaaacatttatcaagcacctgCTGTGTACACACCTGGCATTTGTTCCCCACCCCATTCCCCATGAACATTTATAGAGCACCTGCTGGCATCAGGCACTGCTCTAGGCCTCAGAGACACAGTGGTAAGCAAAACAGTTTGTCCCTATGGGACAAACATTTTAACAGATGAGACCGTACATGTGTAAAGAGTCAGTAAAGTATAATAGTTTTTTTTGGATTGTGTTTAATGCAAGGAGAAAAGACATAAGGGAAAGGACAGGAAGTATGGAGGGGGGTGAGTGGTTTCGATTTTGAATAGGGAGGTTGACTTTTGAGTTCTTTAACTGAAGGAGATGGGGAAGAGAAGCGTTCCAGGCAAGCGGTGTAAAAGCTCGGAGATGGGAGAGAGCCTGGAATATTTGTCGAACAAGGAGACCAGCATGGCTTTAACAGCCAAGCAAGAGGGGGAGAGTGGTGGGTTCTGTAGGTCATGGTGGGGAtttgttcttttcattgtctGCAATGAGAAATCCTGGGCCACCTCAGATATCTCTCCCACCCAGCAACTGATATTTATCACCATAAACCCCCAACTCAAGCCCCTCCatttttcctcctctgcctgaACATTCACATCTCCCTGCCCCAGATGCCCTCACGCTAATAGTACCCTCATCCTTGAATACCTCTTGAGCACCCATGGGAAGATCCAAACCATTTTTCCTACCACAGGGGGTGCCCTGTACCCTGGATGTCCTGATTCCTGGGACCCACTGTGCCTTGTGCATTTCCCTGGGCTCCCCTGCCTAGGTGGGGCTGGGGTACAGTGAGCAGATCCAGCTGCCAAGCATATCCATCTGTCCCCCACAGGGCCTGGGGGTACGAGTCTTAAACCTGCTCTTTGGGGCCCTGGCCATCTTCCACCTGGCCTACCTGGGCTCCCTGTTTGATGTCGATGTGGATGACACCACAGAGGAGCAGGTGAGGTGGGACCCTGGGCTGGAGGTTACTTAGGGATGTGCTTCCTGCTCATGGGAACCATGAGAACAAAGGTGAAGAGGCCGAGGCATTGAGGACCTCGTGTCACGTGTCTAGCTTGTGAAGCTAGTGTTCCTTGGTCCTTCTTTCCCATGACCCTTCTGGTTGATTTGTCCTGTTAGGGCTTTTATTAGAGTGAAATGTGCAaactatggtttttatttttacttataaaatttatgttataGAGATGGAGTGAAAAATCcaggttttactttttaaaatatttttatttatttgagagagagagaacatgagtagggggaggggcagtgggtgagggagaagcaggctccctgccaagcaaggAACCTGACTCCACTCTGGGCTCcatttggggctccatcccaggaccccagaatcatgacctgaggcgaaggcagcctcttaaccaattgagccacccaaagGGCCCCaggttttactttaaaaaaaaattaattctttcaccatatatttatttaggtaGAATTCACaaagtttctttctcctttaattaaagaagtatttttactCAGGTCAAGTGTGCAAACTCTggattctgctttaaaaatgtacattaaaatctatatactatttttattcatgtgGAGTATGCATATTCCAGATTTTCCTCCTTTCTAAaggaaagacaatttttaaaaaatactgtttcttcCTGTGGCTCCTGCAGGATCCAGGTTTTGCTTCTCTTTtagttgaattttttatttttaattgaaaataaaacttttatttcatagtttgtcattaaaaacaatgtttaatcTTCACTCAGGTTGAGTGTGCAaaatctgggttttatttttattaagacatttaaaaatagttaatgcACATATCacaaagttcaaaaacaaaacagtatccAAGATTTTCAGGGAAAAGTCTTGCTCCTACTGTCTACTTCCTGCCCTCTTACAGGTAACTACTTTTATTCATCttattaaaatatccttttaaagtgtaagctcaataaacaaatataaatatatattttaattccctcccccaccccagttttTATCCTAAAGTGACTCATGAATGGTACTGTTCTGCATGTCACTTTTTTCACATAATAATTCTTGAAAATCTTCCACATAAGTATGTGgcatgtcctcattcatttgtttccattGCGAGGATATGACAACATCATACAGTGTAGTTTGTCCCTTGTCACTGAACACCCAGATGATTTCCAGCCCTTTCCTATTGCAAGTGGTGCTGCAGCAAGTAATAATACCCTTGTACCCATTGTGGATTCACACAGGTGCAGTCAAAACTATAGGATCTATCCTTGATAGTTACAATGGAGAAGTTACCTTTTTgcctcccaccagcaatgtgtgaccATACCTGTCGCCCTACCGACAGAGCGCCTCTCAGACTTCCTGGATATGTTTGCCGGGCTGAGAGGAAGAAAATTAGGAATGAGgctaagtatcttttcatatgtttaagagCCACTGGGGTTTTTACTCAGTGAAAATGGCATACTCCCCTCCTTTGCcagtttttttaattctttttgaaaaatcaattccTAGAAGCTCCTTCTGTATTAGGGAGAATACTGGTCAGAGAGTGGaattgccttgttttgtttttaaaataattttgaaagaaaaagaaaacatgaaagaaaaaaaacccacctaaaTCTGCTTATCTTTCATATGTACCCAGTCTCTTCTCTGGAGCCTCACCTAGGGTGACCATGGAGTCACAGAACTGTCCTTGAGCAAAGGATGGGTTTTCCTGAGGCCTTTTTTTGTTCTTGCCAAGTGGGACTGtcacttctttctctcccacaGGGCTACGGCATGGCATACACTGTCCACAAGTGGTCAGAGCTCAGCTGGGCCAGTCACTGGGTCACTTTTGGATGTTGGATCTTCTATCGTCTCATAGGCTGAGGCACCCCTGTGGACCCACATAGCTTCCTCAAGACTCCTCCTCAGGGTGCCAGCCCTGATGGGAGATGAGGGAAGGCCCTATCTCTAAGTCTTGACCCCTCTCCATCCTTGACCCCCCTgacacccctacacacacacacacacacacacaatttccaTGCCTGTCGATCCCCACTACACCACAAGGCGGGAAGGGGGTGGTCCCTGCTGGGGCCTAGAGATGGAGGATGCTTGGGGAAGCTGAGAGGGGGAGATCCAGGGCCTCCCcgccttccttctccctttttatATACAGTTTGTTATTGTCAAATAAAAGTAGGAAAGATACAAAAGGCTCTTTcttcactgctcagtggggattagGATCGACTGAGGAATGGGCACAGTATGGATAAAGGTTAGGAATTGGAAATCATGAAGAGGGAGCAGGTTGTGATCACTTCCTGGTTAATTTGTTATTGCTCAGTTTTGGATGATGAACCTGAGGACTGCACAGCTTGATTTCAGTGGAGCCAGGACAGACTAGATAATTGGATGGGGCGCGGGGAAGCTGATAGTTACTGGCTGAAAAACTGATTGGTTATTCTGACTAGGACGGGGAGGGAGAAAGCAAGACAGATGAAGAGTTCATGCTTATTGGTCCTTAGGACTGAAGCTTGTGGGTTCCTGTTTGTTAGGATAGGTCTGGGTTCTGATTGATTGCCCGGCCTGGGGTGCCTGCTGGCTTAAGAGTTAGGGAGTCGGGATTGCCTCTTCAGAGTTGGCAAAGGCAGACTGAGGGGTCTCAATGACAAATGGCCAGCAAGGCTGAGGAGCCTGGGTTTTGACAAGTTCTTCTGACTTTATAAGTCGGGAGAGGTGGAGATGGCCGCTGAGAAGCTCTGAGCGtcgagggagaggagagaggcagtgtACAAGATGTGCTCTGCCTGTcgtattaagtttttttttgctGGTTTGGGCATTAGGATTGAAGACCGGTCCAGGAACTCATTGATTGCTCTGCCTAAAAAACGAGGGCAAAGGTGAGCGAACCCAAAGCAATGCTGACTCAACAGTAGATGAGTAGGATAAACACCCGGTTTCCGATAAGACTGACAATGGGATAGGGGAAATCAAAGCCAAGACTCGCAGCAGACCTGGCTCAGCCCGAAAACGCCCACCAACCTCCGCGGGTCCCACCCTTCCTGCAGCTCCTGACCGGGCTTCAACCAACAGCGAAAATGGCACCACGCACGGGGGTGGGGCCGGCGGCACACAGGGAGCTCCTATTGGTTAGGAACGGCACTGGCCGCCTTCTCAGCCCCTCCATTGGCCAGCTCCGTAAGGTGAGGAACCTGTGAGGGGGTGAGTCGGGAACGAGGGATTTTACGCAGCCAGCAAGCTAACTTAGATCCGGGAGTGTGTGAGAGAGGCTGCCGCGACCGCGCCGCTGGGTGAGTGTCCTCCGCTCAGCCTACCACTCCGTCCCCTAGCTCGCTACTGCTAAACAGCCGGCCCTCCGCGCCTGCGCGAGACCCTTCCCGCCGCCCCCCCAAACGCGGGCGCGCcacacacactcccacactcCCAGTCTCCCACCGCCCACCGAACGCGCCTGCGtgagacaccccccacccccgccaaccGCGCGGTTGCCCAGACGACAGATCTGCCTTCTCATTGGACAGCTAGCCTAGAGGCTTCTAGTCCTAATTGGTGGTCTCTGTGTTTGACCCTCGTTTTCCTGTTTAGACCTATGCACGGGACCCCTGCCTTCCGCTTCCCTCTTCCTCGCATGTTGGTGGCCTTAGGGGCGATTTCAGGAAGGGTCTGGCTCTCCATACACTGAACCCGGGGGTTGTAATTCTGAttagttttctctcttctgtcctgCAGTTTCCAGGACTATGGGGAGGGGATAGATTTCTGTTGAAAGATGCTAAACCCTGACCCCTGCAGTGTAGCCCAGCCTGGTCGCTGTGTCTCCCCCAGCCGACTGTGACCCCGGAGGGCGGGGACCACACCAGGCTCCTGTGTGTCCCCTATCAGGGTATGACcaatgagggcagggaccaggccTGGTACCTTTATATTCTCCAGCAAACTATGACCCCTGAGGGCTAGAACGTGGCCTGGTTCCTGTGTCTTCCATATCACAGGACTCCTAGAGGACTGAAACAGCCTTATAGTGatgattttaaaaccaaatataatTGGACTATTTTTAATCCAGTGTATTCACTGATaattttagtccatttacatttattgcgATAATAAACtatttggatttaattttatgATCTCATTGTGTGCTTTCTATATTTGTTCAAGTTCtcaattttttctctcctttctgcttaTCCACACACAGCCATCAGCCTACAAAGACATGACCACCAACGCCAGCCCCTTGCACCCATATTGGCCTCGGCACTTGAGGCTGGACAACTTCGTGCCTAACGACTGTCCCACGTGGCATCTCCTGGCCggcctcttctctgtctctggggTCTTGGTTGTGACCACATGGCTGTTGTCAGGTCGTGCTGCTGTCATCCCCCTGGGGACTTGGCGGCGACTGTCCCTGTGCTGGTTTGCAGTGTGTGGGTTCATTCACATGGTGATTGAGGGCTGGTTCAGCCTTTATCACGAAGACCTTCTTGGAGACCAAGCGTTCTTGTCCCAACTCTGTGAGTCCTGAGTTCTTTGATGTGCTGTGGGAGGGG
The window above is part of the Vulpes lagopus strain Blue_001 chromosome X, ASM1834538v1, whole genome shotgun sequence genome. Proteins encoded here:
- the PORCN gene encoding protein-serine O-palmitoleoyltransferase porcupine isoform X1 encodes the protein MATFSRQEFFQQLLQGCLLPTAQQGLDQIWLLLAICLACRLLWRLGLPSYLKHASTVAGGFFSLYHFFQLHMVWVVLLSLLCYLVLFLCRHSSHRGVFLSVTILIYLLMGEMHMVDTVTWHKMRGAQMIVAMKAVSLGFDLDRGEVGAVPSPMEFMGYLYFVGTIVFGPWISFHSYLQAVQGRPLSRRWLQKVARSLALALLCLVLSTCVGPYLFPYFIPLDGDRLLRNKKRKARGTMVRWLRAYESAVSFHFSNYFVGFLSEATATLAGAGFTEEKDHLEWDLTVSKPLNVELPRSMVEVVTSWNLPMSYWLNNYVFKNALHLGTFSAVLVTYASSALLHGFSFHLAAVLLSLAFITYVEHVLRKRLARILSACVLSKRCPPNCSHQHRLGLGVRVLNLLFGALAIFHLAYLGSLFDVDVDDTTEEQGYGMAYTVHKWSELSWASHWVTFGCWIFYRLIG
- the PORCN gene encoding protein-serine O-palmitoleoyltransferase porcupine isoform X2, coding for MATFSRQEFFQQLLQGCLLPTAQQGLDQIWLLLAICLACRLLWRLGLPSYLKHASTVAGGFFSLYHFFQLHMVWVVLLSLLCYLVLFLCRHSSHRGVFLSVTILIYLLMGEMHMVDTVTWHKMRGAQMIVAMKAVSLGFDLDRGEVGAVPSPMEFMGYLYFVGTIVFGPWISFHSYLQAVQGRPLSRRWLQKVARSLALALLCLVLSTCVGPYLFPYFIPLDGDRLLRNKKRKARWLRAYESAVSFHFSNYFVGFLSEATATLAGAGFTEEKDHLEWDLTVSKPLNVELPRSMVEVVTSWNLPMSYWLNNYVFKNALHLGTFSAVLVTYASSALLHGFSFHLAAVLLSLAFITYVEHVLRKRLARILSACVLSKRCPPNCSHQHRLGLGVRVLNLLFGALAIFHLAYLGSLFDVDVDDTTEEQGYGMAYTVHKWSELSWASHWVTFGCWIFYRLIG
- the PORCN gene encoding protein-serine O-palmitoleoyltransferase porcupine isoform X3 → MATFSRQEFFQQLLQGCLLPTAQQGLDQIWLLLAICLACRLLWRLGLPSYLKHASTVAGGFFSLYHFFQLHMVWVVLLSLLCYLVLFLCRHSSHRGVFLSVTILIYLLMGEMHMVDTVTWHKMRGAQMIVAMKAVSLGFDLDRGEVGAVPSPMEFMGYLYFVGTIVFGPWISFHSYLQAVQGRPLSRRWLQKVARSLALALLCLVLSTCVGPYLFPYFIPLDGDRLLRKWLRAYESAVSFHFSNYFVGFLSEATATLAGAGFTEEKDHLEWDLTVSKPLNVELPRSMVEVVTSWNLPMSYWLNNYVFKNALHLGTFSAVLVTYASSALLHGFSFHLAAVLLSLAFITYVEHVLRKRLARILSACVLSKRCPPNCSHQHRLGLGVRVLNLLFGALAIFHLAYLGSLFDVDVDDTTEEQGYGMAYTVHKWSELSWASHWVTFGCWIFYRLIG